A single genomic interval of Meles meles chromosome 9, mMelMel3.1 paternal haplotype, whole genome shotgun sequence harbors:
- the STRADB gene encoding STE20-related kinase adapter protein beta isoform X2 yields the protein MSLLDCFCTSRTQVESLRPEKQSETSIHQHLVDAPTFSQFPPSTRAKGVICSTNVSHYELQLEIGRGFDNLTTVHLARHTPTGTLVTIKITNLENCTDERLKALQHPNITTYWTVFTVGSWLWVISPFMAYGSASQLLKTYFPEGMSETLIRNILFGAVRGLSYLHQNGCIHRSIKASHILISGDGLVTLSGLSHLHSLVKHGQRHRAVYDFPQFSTSVQPWLSPELLRQDLHGYNVKSDIYSVGITACELASGQVPFQDMHRTQMLLRKLKGPPYSPLDVSIFPQSESRMKNSRSGVDSGIGESVLVSSGTRTGNSDRLQTPSSKTFSPAFFSLVQLCLQQDPEKRPSASSLLSHVFFKQMKEESQDSILSLLPPKPSIALSPASPWTEPECDFPGEKDLSWEF from the exons GATTGTTTCTGCACTTCACGAACACAAGTTGAATCACTCAGacctgaaaaacagtctgaaacCAGTATCCATCAACACCTG gTTGATGCGCCAACCTTTTCCCAGTTTCCTCCGTCCACTAGAGCGAAGGGTGTGATCTGTTCTACCAACGTTTCTCACTATGAACTCCAACTGGAAATAG GAAGAGGATTTGACAACTTGACAACTGTCCATCTTGCCCGTCATACTCCTACAGGAACACTGGTGactataaaaattacaaatctaGAAAACTGCACTGATGAACGCCTGAAAGCATTACAG CACCCCAATATTACAACTTACTGGACTGTTTTCACTGTTGGCAGCTGGCTTTGGGTTATTTCTCCATTTATGGCTTATG GTTCAGCAAGTCAACTCTTGAAGACTTACTTTCCTGAAGGAATGAGTGAAACTTTAATAAGAAACATTCTCTTTGGAGCAGTGAGAGGGTTGAGCTATCTGCATCAAAATGGCTGTATTCACag GAGTATTAAAGCCAGCCATATCCTCATTTCTGGTGATGGCCTAGTGACCCTCTCTGGCCTGTCCCACCTGCATAGTTTGGTTAAGCACGGACAGAGGCATAGGGCTGTGTATGATTTCCCACAGTTCAGCACATCAGTGCAGCCGTGGCTGAGCCCAGAACTACTGAGACAG GATTTACATGGATATAACGTAAAGTCAGATATTTACAGTGTTGGGATTACAGCATGCGAATTGGCCAGTGGGCAGGTACCTTTCCAGGACATGCATAGAACTCAG atgtTGTTACGGAAACTGAAAGGTCCTCCTTATAGTCCATTGGATGTTAGTATCTTCCCTCAGTCAGAATCCAGAATGAAGAATTCCCGATCAGGTGTAGACTCTGGGATTGGAGAAAGTGTACTTGTCTCCAGTGGAACTCGCACAGGAAATAGTGACAGATTGCAAACTCCATCCTCAAAAACTTTCTCTCCTGCCTTCTTTAGCTTGGTCCAGCTCTGTTTGCAACAAGATCCTGAGAAAAG accATCTGCAAGCAGTTTATTGTCCCATGTTTTCTTCAAACAG ATGAAAGAAGAAAGCCAGGATTCAATACTTTCACTGTTGCCTCCTAAGCCGTCAATAGCACTGTCTCCAGCATCACCTTGGACTGAGCCGGAATGTGATTTTCCTGGTGAAAAAGACTTAAGCTGGGAATTCTAG
- the STRADB gene encoding STE20-related kinase adapter protein beta isoform X1: MSLLDCFCTSRTQVESLRPEKQSETSIHQHLVDAPTFSQFPPSTRAKGVICSTNVSHYELQLEIGRGFDNLTTVHLARHTPTGTLVTIKITNLENCTDERLKALQKAVILSHFFQHPNITTYWTVFTVGSWLWVISPFMAYGSASQLLKTYFPEGMSETLIRNILFGAVRGLSYLHQNGCIHRSIKASHILISGDGLVTLSGLSHLHSLVKHGQRHRAVYDFPQFSTSVQPWLSPELLRQDLHGYNVKSDIYSVGITACELASGQVPFQDMHRTQMLLRKLKGPPYSPLDVSIFPQSESRMKNSRSGVDSGIGESVLVSSGTRTGNSDRLQTPSSKTFSPAFFSLVQLCLQQDPEKRPSASSLLSHVFFKQMKEESQDSILSLLPPKPSIALSPASPWTEPECDFPGEKDLSWEF, from the exons GATTGTTTCTGCACTTCACGAACACAAGTTGAATCACTCAGacctgaaaaacagtctgaaacCAGTATCCATCAACACCTG gTTGATGCGCCAACCTTTTCCCAGTTTCCTCCGTCCACTAGAGCGAAGGGTGTGATCTGTTCTACCAACGTTTCTCACTATGAACTCCAACTGGAAATAG GAAGAGGATTTGACAACTTGACAACTGTCCATCTTGCCCGTCATACTCCTACAGGAACACTGGTGactataaaaattacaaatctaGAAAACTGCACTGATGAACGCCTGAAAGCATTACAG AAAGCAGTGATTCTGTCCCACTTTTTCCAGCACCCCAATATTACAACTTACTGGACTGTTTTCACTGTTGGCAGCTGGCTTTGGGTTATTTCTCCATTTATGGCTTATG GTTCAGCAAGTCAACTCTTGAAGACTTACTTTCCTGAAGGAATGAGTGAAACTTTAATAAGAAACATTCTCTTTGGAGCAGTGAGAGGGTTGAGCTATCTGCATCAAAATGGCTGTATTCACag GAGTATTAAAGCCAGCCATATCCTCATTTCTGGTGATGGCCTAGTGACCCTCTCTGGCCTGTCCCACCTGCATAGTTTGGTTAAGCACGGACAGAGGCATAGGGCTGTGTATGATTTCCCACAGTTCAGCACATCAGTGCAGCCGTGGCTGAGCCCAGAACTACTGAGACAG GATTTACATGGATATAACGTAAAGTCAGATATTTACAGTGTTGGGATTACAGCATGCGAATTGGCCAGTGGGCAGGTACCTTTCCAGGACATGCATAGAACTCAG atgtTGTTACGGAAACTGAAAGGTCCTCCTTATAGTCCATTGGATGTTAGTATCTTCCCTCAGTCAGAATCCAGAATGAAGAATTCCCGATCAGGTGTAGACTCTGGGATTGGAGAAAGTGTACTTGTCTCCAGTGGAACTCGCACAGGAAATAGTGACAGATTGCAAACTCCATCCTCAAAAACTTTCTCTCCTGCCTTCTTTAGCTTGGTCCAGCTCTGTTTGCAACAAGATCCTGAGAAAAG accATCTGCAAGCAGTTTATTGTCCCATGTTTTCTTCAAACAG ATGAAAGAAGAAAGCCAGGATTCAATACTTTCACTGTTGCCTCCTAAGCCGTCAATAGCACTGTCTCCAGCATCACCTTGGACTGAGCCGGAATGTGATTTTCCTGGTGAAAAAGACTTAAGCTGGGAATTCTAG